One genomic segment of Paenibacillus sp. FSL H8-0332 includes these proteins:
- a CDS encoding insulinase family protein, whose protein sequence is MNDTITFFQQPGVYIVEGNYPRTYASICIKAGCEIETAGFNGMAHLVEHISLSYRLHQANIAERNDKYIKAGFQFSGYTNYGQTVLHISFPTSSINVMKFSEILRGIFSRSVLEEDVFEIARSEILDECRNMKSHWDWQKKIIYFITDNLVNVLPVGNIKDIEGFKIEDAVSFMHSFYTKDNCALIIQSGLDIGEITRLILPVMNNLVYSEHLPPIRSVLEVVKNENVRTLLLKNSNDFTLVEFFIQRTYETLDLPKKIIRMLFEIISKIKIDSYIFDSGYNSLFIENLVSDKHITEFFYFTVFTFKFSNEVDNVSRFAEETIQFLKYYEFSEAEFRQAKQLLKDFTSEPDTSDHDDIFENLSANFFYDEPVHITRQHYRQIRTILSRIKPDDVRAYSRWVFTGPCKIVISS, encoded by the coding sequence ATGAATGATACAATTACTTTTTTTCAACAACCTGGGGTGTACATTGTGGAAGGGAATTATCCAAGGACTTATGCCTCTATCTGTATTAAAGCTGGTTGTGAGATTGAAACTGCGGGATTCAATGGGATGGCCCATTTAGTTGAACATATCTCCTTGTCATACCGACTTCATCAAGCCAACATTGCTGAAAGAAACGATAAGTATATTAAAGCAGGTTTTCAATTTTCGGGATACACTAACTATGGGCAAACGGTGCTGCACATTTCTTTTCCCACTTCATCAATCAATGTTATGAAATTCTCTGAAATCCTGAGAGGGATCTTCAGTAGATCAGTTCTAGAAGAAGATGTGTTTGAGATTGCAAGATCTGAAATTCTTGATGAATGCCGTAATATGAAAAGTCATTGGGATTGGCAGAAGAAAATAATTTACTTTATTACAGATAACCTGGTAAATGTACTGCCTGTTGGAAATATAAAAGATATTGAAGGATTTAAAATTGAGGATGCGGTGTCTTTTATGCATTCATTTTATACCAAGGACAATTGCGCGCTAATTATTCAAAGTGGTTTGGACATTGGTGAAATTACGCGTTTAATACTCCCTGTTATGAATAATTTAGTATATTCAGAACATCTTCCCCCTATTAGATCAGTACTTGAAGTTGTGAAAAATGAAAATGTCCGTACACTTCTCCTTAAAAACTCAAATGACTTCACCTTAGTAGAATTTTTTATCCAAAGAACGTATGAAACACTAGACCTACCAAAAAAAATAATAAGGATGCTATTTGAAATCATTAGCAAAATTAAAATTGATAGTTACATTTTTGATTCTGGTTATAATAGTCTATTTATAGAAAACTTGGTGTCTGACAAACATATTACAGAATTCTTCTATTTCACGGTATTTACCTTTAAATTTTCGAATGAAGTGGACAATGTTTCGCGATTTGCTGAAGAGACAATACAATTTTTAAAGTATTATGAGTTTTCAGAAGCTGAGTTCCGGCAGGCCAAGCAGCTTCTGAAGGATTTCACTAGTGAACCGGATACATCAGATCACGATGATATTTTTGAAAATTTATCAGCAAACTTTTTCTACGATGAGCCTGTTCATATTACGCGTCAGCATTATCGACAAATTAGAACAATCTTAAGCCGAATTAAACCTGATGATGTTAGAGCGTATAGCCGCTGGGTGTTCACTGGGCCGTGTAAAATTGTCATTTCGTCATGA
- a CDS encoding ABC transporter ATP-binding protein yields MKKIKTVCRIFMKTIALLWKASPASFTLILLIDFSSGLIIPSKLWVWKEVIDQIANVITQKRSSLGDIYIWLFVHFLLTLSGSLLRNISTYMQNIYSAILNKTLTSEILHKIPLMNMDQFDNSDTYNRIQKANDESLTRSISILQTLVGFIQNSTSLLGIVGILLYFSKSVVFLCIISAVPMFYISIKILNKWFDVFNRRFERNRFAKHLKSISIKNQNVKELKIYKSYAYLTSVILGTLNEYLIEDKKIRKRFLFETSLVESLDQMIFYFIKILVILLSIQNKLTIGTITMYVTAVDNLKNSVSNILSLLSTAYEDSLYMQSIFELLETSTEEEQSDREFPIDFQIIEFKDVSFIYPNTQQYVLKNINLRLEANQTYVLVGLNGSGKTTLIKLLLNLYTPTEGEILIDGVNINTLNQESYYKHVSAVFQDFIQYPFDIKTNIGLGNPEHIDDIERIIDAARSSGADSFISRLPEQYSTKLQKEWSGSIDLSLGQWQKLAITRAMMKSSEILILDEPSASLDVVAEHEIYERFQEMRMSKLCLMVTHRFVNTAMADGIIVLQSGEVVEKGNHTELLGLNGVYAQLYQMQAESYAV; encoded by the coding sequence ATGAAAAAAATAAAAACTGTCTGCCGAATTTTTATGAAAACAATCGCGTTGCTTTGGAAAGCAAGCCCTGCAAGTTTTACCCTGATTTTACTCATTGATTTTAGCTCAGGATTGATCATTCCTTCTAAATTATGGGTTTGGAAGGAGGTTATTGATCAAATTGCAAATGTAATCACTCAAAAGAGAAGTTCCTTGGGAGACATATATATTTGGTTGTTTGTTCATTTTTTATTAACGTTGTCGGGTTCCCTTTTGAGAAACATTTCCACTTATATGCAAAATATATATTCGGCGATTTTGAATAAAACACTTACTAGTGAAATTCTGCATAAAATTCCATTAATGAATATGGATCAATTTGATAATTCAGATACTTACAATCGAATTCAAAAGGCCAATGATGAATCTTTGACTAGAAGTATAAGTATCCTGCAAACATTGGTAGGCTTTATTCAGAATTCAACTAGCTTGCTAGGGATTGTGGGGATTTTACTCTACTTCAGCAAATCAGTTGTTTTTCTTTGCATCATTTCAGCGGTTCCAATGTTTTATATTAGCATAAAAATCCTGAATAAGTGGTTCGATGTGTTTAACAGACGATTTGAGCGAAACCGTTTTGCCAAACACCTAAAATCTATCTCTATCAAAAATCAGAATGTGAAAGAGTTGAAAATATATAAATCCTATGCTTATTTGACAAGTGTTATCTTGGGAACATTGAACGAATATTTAATCGAAGATAAAAAGATCCGAAAACGTTTCTTATTTGAAACTTCGTTAGTTGAGAGTCTTGACCAAATGATTTTTTACTTCATAAAGATACTAGTCATTCTACTTTCAATTCAAAATAAACTTACCATAGGAACTATAACTATGTATGTTACTGCTGTGGATAATCTGAAAAATTCTGTATCAAATATCTTATCCTTGTTATCTACTGCCTATGAAGATAGTTTATATATGCAAAGTATTTTTGAACTGTTGGAGACATCAACCGAGGAGGAACAATCTGACCGGGAGTTCCCTATTGACTTTCAGATAATAGAGTTTAAAGATGTATCCTTCATTTACCCTAACACCCAACAATACGTCCTCAAGAATATCAACCTTAGATTGGAAGCAAATCAAACGTATGTCCTTGTTGGCTTGAATGGTTCAGGTAAGACAACCTTGATCAAGCTGTTGCTAAACTTGTATACGCCCACAGAAGGAGAGATTCTAATTGACGGGGTCAACATTAACACCCTCAACCAAGAATCGTATTACAAGCATGTTTCTGCAGTTTTTCAAGATTTCATTCAGTATCCTTTTGACATAAAAACGAATATCGGTTTAGGTAACCCGGAACATATTGATGATATCGAACGGATTATTGATGCTGCCAGATCTTCGGGTGCAGATTCTTTTATTTCAAGACTTCCAGAGCAGTACTCAACCAAGCTGCAAAAAGAATGGTCCGGCAGTATAGATTTATCTTTAGGACAATGGCAAAAGTTGGCAATAACACGTGCTATGATGAAGTCATCCGAAATTTTGATTCTTGATGAGCCGTCGGCCTCCCTGGATGTGGTTGCAGAGCATGAGATTTATGAACGTTTTCAGGAAATGAGAATGAGCAAGTTATGCTTGATGGTCACTCATCGTTTTGTGAACACTGCTATGGCTGATGGGATTATAGTGTTGCAGTCGGGAGAAGTAGTTGAGAAAGGGAATCACACTGAACTATTAGGACTCAACGGAGTATACGCACAGTTGTATCAGATGCAAGCGGAATCATATGCCGTTTGA
- a CDS encoding RNA polymerase sigma factor has translation MEEEEWIKRIRQGESQYLTLLIRRHYSSIQKYCYWKIRSMDDAEDLTQETFFRFCRNTDCLKHEGKYLAYLYTIARNVCWDYLRIKRRNQLMEDRERSDSLVSETFSMEEQVDNAQIVHQLLQLLAEDERELVFMRFTLDLTYKDIARITGMNQWVVQYKIKRGLNAMKQYRERKEIDGEKASPRSSYAEKLPFTSG, from the coding sequence TTGGAGGAAGAAGAATGGATAAAACGTATTCGACAAGGAGAATCACAATACCTCACACTGCTGATTAGACGCCATTATTCGAGCATACAGAAATACTGCTATTGGAAAATCAGGAGTATGGATGATGCCGAAGATCTGACCCAAGAAACCTTTTTTCGCTTTTGTCGCAATACGGATTGCTTGAAGCATGAAGGGAAATATCTTGCTTATTTGTACACTATTGCTCGGAATGTATGCTGGGATTATCTGCGGATCAAAAGAAGAAATCAGCTAATGGAAGACCGTGAAAGGAGCGACAGTCTAGTAAGCGAGACGTTCTCGATGGAAGAGCAAGTGGACAATGCGCAAATCGTACATCAGTTGCTTCAGTTATTGGCAGAGGATGAGCGGGAACTGGTGTTTATGCGTTTTACTTTGGATCTAACGTACAAAGACATTGCGAGAATAACAGGGATGAATCAATGGGTGGTGCAATATAAGATAAAACGCGGATTAAATGCTATGAAGCAATACCGGGAAAGGAAGGAAATAGATGGTGAAAAAGCATCGCCCCGTTCAAGTTATGCTGAGAAACTTCCCTTCACCTCCGGTTGA
- a CDS encoding ABC transporter ATP-binding protein, with protein sequence MLELTLIGVSKQFSGKLAVDKVSIKFTSGVYGLLGANGAGKTTIMRMVCGILNPTSGAIQMNGKEIIGMGEEYRNLLGYLPQDFGYYPDFSAEEFMWYVATLKGLPMRIAKARTKELLLTVALSEVSSKKIRTFSGGMRQRLGIAQAMLNEPKVLVLDEPTAGLDPKERVRFRNLIADLARDKIVLLSTHIVSDVEYIADQILVMKKGELMMRGTVGELTASMDGFVWRCSVPAKEVDQWNSRYCVSNLRHEGEQVEMRIVSSKKPADEAQLVAPTLEDFYLYHFQDEQEDKLKKSRGV encoded by the coding sequence TTGCTGGAGTTGACCTTAATAGGGGTAAGTAAACAGTTTTCTGGAAAACTAGCTGTCGATAAGGTTAGCATTAAATTTACAAGTGGTGTATACGGGCTGCTTGGAGCCAATGGCGCCGGTAAAACAACGATCATGCGAATGGTCTGTGGTATCTTAAATCCCACATCCGGGGCGATTCAGATGAATGGGAAAGAAATTATTGGAATGGGAGAGGAATATCGGAATTTATTGGGGTATCTTCCCCAAGACTTTGGTTACTATCCCGACTTTAGCGCTGAGGAATTTATGTGGTACGTCGCAACTCTTAAAGGGCTGCCTATGCGAATAGCCAAAGCCAGAACGAAGGAACTGCTCCTGACTGTAGCATTATCTGAGGTTTCCAGCAAGAAGATTCGCACGTTCTCCGGCGGTATGCGGCAGCGGTTGGGTATCGCTCAGGCCATGCTGAATGAACCCAAGGTGCTGGTTCTGGACGAACCCACAGCGGGCCTGGATCCTAAGGAAAGGGTGAGGTTTCGCAACCTGATTGCAGATTTGGCCCGTGACAAAATTGTGCTGTTGTCTACTCATATTGTTTCCGATGTGGAGTACATCGCCGATCAGATTCTGGTTATGAAAAAGGGAGAATTAATGATGAGAGGTACCGTCGGGGAATTAACAGCCAGCATGGACGGCTTTGTGTGGCGTTGCAGTGTGCCTGCTAAGGAAGTCGATCAGTGGAATTCTCGATATTGTGTAAGTAACTTGCGTCATGAAGGGGAGCAGGTCGAAATGCGCATCGTATCCAGTAAGAAACCGGCAGATGAGGCTCAACTGGTCGCACCCACACTTGAAGACTTTTACCTGTATCATTTTCAAGATGAGCAAGAGGACAAACTTAAGAAAAGCAGGGGGGTGTAA
- a CDS encoding ABC transporter permease subunit, translating into MDRLTRFELRKIIKRKSFLLAALILLVLLIFVTMINIFSERIPQETGKTVTGLQAIRLKKQYDLQHTGALDANKIAGAIDRYHEVRGNSDNLDPKSKEITDGAYAKYEIKDNLILSLIRTGFSPLNDYNHYIIDDLTRLDAVHFYDKRTEKVKEYLNMDYTYGNYSDQDKDYFLKLNKKISTPFKLNYKSGWENVLNNASGMILAISFVMIICIAPVFASEYQSGADAVILSSRYGRSKLIHAKLKASILFTTGLYGISILSYILITLGVYGWAGWNSNVQILSLIAPFPMTILEAFVWTALIGYLGCLMMMSITLVLSSRLKSPFPVMIWSVAILFGSMFIPYSKSSRTINHLIQLLPNKIMDGYEAITHYEVYHLFGQILPRHLVMVGVSFIVTVLLMPIAYRGFKKHQVA; encoded by the coding sequence ATGGATAGGTTAACACGCTTTGAATTGAGAAAAATTATAAAGCGAAAATCATTTCTTCTGGCTGCTTTAATTCTCTTGGTTTTGCTGATTTTTGTAACGATGATCAATATTTTCTCGGAACGGATACCGCAGGAAACTGGAAAAACGGTAACCGGACTTCAAGCAATTCGCTTGAAAAAACAATATGATTTACAGCATACAGGAGCCCTGGATGCCAATAAAATTGCGGGTGCGATTGATCGTTATCACGAGGTTAGGGGGAATTCGGATAACCTGGATCCTAAATCAAAAGAGATCACAGACGGGGCATATGCTAAATATGAAATTAAGGATAACCTTATCCTTAGCCTGATTCGGACGGGATTCTCGCCGTTAAACGATTATAATCATTATATTATTGATGATTTGACACGATTGGACGCAGTTCATTTCTATGATAAGCGTACAGAGAAAGTCAAGGAATATCTCAACATGGATTATACATACGGAAATTACTCTGACCAGGATAAAGACTATTTTTTGAAGTTAAATAAGAAGATTAGCACTCCCTTTAAACTTAATTATAAAAGTGGGTGGGAAAATGTATTAAATAATGCATCAGGCATGATTTTAGCGATTTCCTTTGTGATGATTATCTGCATCGCTCCTGTATTCGCATCGGAATATCAGAGCGGGGCTGATGCGGTAATTCTTTCATCCCGTTATGGCCGAAGCAAATTGATACATGCAAAATTAAAAGCAAGTATTCTGTTTACAACTGGACTATATGGCATCAGCATTCTGTCATACATCCTAATCACATTAGGTGTTTATGGGTGGGCGGGCTGGAACTCAAATGTACAGATATTAAGTTTGATAGCTCCTTTTCCAATGACAATCCTTGAAGCTTTTGTGTGGACGGCTCTAATTGGCTATTTGGGATGTTTGATGATGATGTCTATCACGCTAGTATTGTCATCCCGATTGAAGTCGCCATTCCCTGTGATGATCTGGTCTGTTGCCATTCTCTTTGGTTCAATGTTCATCCCATACAGCAAGAGCAGCAGAACCATTAATCATCTTATACAACTTCTTCCCAACAAAATTATGGATGGTTATGAAGCGATCACCCATTATGAAGTGTACCATTTGTTCGGTCAAATTCTCCCGCGTCACTTAGTTATGGTGGGCGTTTCCTTTATTGTGACCGTTCTGCTAATGCCTATTGCCTATAGGGGATTTAAGAAGCATCAAGTTGCTTAA
- a CDS encoding 2,3-bisphosphoglycerate-dependent phosphoglycerate mutase → MSARPPLLTPDDPRYARNDIRYKEVRPGDIPRGESLEDTIHRVGDFWGNRIVPLIRKKERVLISAHGNTLRAVIKFMENLDEATLLELNIPKGVPLVYKLDDDVKPISRFYLGEPEEVQDKARGVANQSKVTE, encoded by the coding sequence CTGTCGGCGCGGCCACCGCTGCTTACGCCGGATGATCCACGTTATGCACGTAATGACATCCGCTACAAAGAGGTGCGACCAGGCGATATTCCCCGGGGGGAGAGTCTGGAGGATACCATACACCGTGTCGGTGACTTCTGGGGCAACCGCATTGTGCCGCTGATCCGCAAGAAGGAACGGGTGCTGATCTCCGCACATGGCAACACCCTGCGCGCCGTGATTAAGTTCATGGAAAATCTGGATGAGGCTACGCTGCTTGAGCTGAATATCCCTAAAGGGGTTCCGCTGGTCTACAAGCTGGACGACGATGTGAAGCCAATCAGCCGCTTCTATCTCGGCGAGCCGGAAGAGGTTCAGGACAAGGCCCGCGGGGTGGCGAATCAGAGCAAGGTGACGGAGTAG
- the rlmH gene encoding 23S rRNA (pseudouridine(1915)-N(3))-methyltransferase RlmH has translation MLIQLICVGKLKEKYLTLGIAEYAKRLTPYIKFQMIEVADEKAPDNLSDAEVIQVKVREGERILAQIKSEAHVIALAIDGKLWSSEELAAEIDRLGTYGTSHVVFVIGGSHGLSDEVMRRAQQRMSFGRMTLPHQLMRLVLVEQVYRAVKINRGEPYHK, from the coding sequence ATGTTAATTCAACTGATATGCGTAGGCAAATTGAAGGAAAAGTATCTGACGCTTGGCATCGCGGAATATGCTAAGCGGTTAACGCCCTACATCAAGTTCCAGATGATTGAGGTGGCGGATGAGAAGGCCCCTGATAACCTCAGCGACGCAGAGGTTATTCAGGTGAAGGTGCGCGAGGGCGAGCGTATCCTCGCGCAGATTAAGAGCGAGGCGCATGTCATTGCGCTCGCGATTGACGGCAAGCTCTGGAGCTCGGAGGAGCTTGCCGCCGAGATCGACCGGCTCGGCACCTACGGGACGAGCCATGTCGTCTTCGTCATCGGAGGCAGCCACGGCCTCTCCGATGAAGTGATGCGCCGCGCCCAGCAGCGCATGAGCTTCGGCCGCATGACGCTGCCCCACCAGCTCATGCGGCTGGTGCTGGTGGAGCAGGTTTACCGGGCAGTGAAGATTAATCGGGGGGAACCTTATCATAAGTAG
- a CDS encoding DUF4179 domain-containing protein: MNSIKRDTMEIKHTAQTHPGQEQKQWSAPNKRRSSRNRLSTAIVAVMTTAALVLSPFAVTGQALAASATAAKPSAALAPFVNPEIQGYRQVEYAIKHNLVQPLNTVVKKDGYQLTVNGLIADKYELIILFTAQADSKRAFVFMPPKGHSLQLSDAITGKVISGKKFNDALVIGASPAKKDHILYGIAKIRLSSPLTTPPKKVAAEFQLGTLTAIELNQLKALDAEMLAAAEKAHADDPDQTSSFSYSPELLKKYDAIKSNVKYSPVLKVAFDINPKVWKQETRTLTPEETIDVAGHKIKVKLELTPFTTVTTLSSDEALFKNREFMETFYMEYYPSLLVKNGTGDYKSQEGASTYTYADHEMKIVSESYFFLNKPQSLRLDFTTMKESKITQQLVVDLSKQ; the protein is encoded by the coding sequence ATGAATAGCATAAAGCGGGATACAATGGAGATTAAACATACGGCACAGACGCATCCAGGACAGGAACAAAAGCAATGGTCAGCGCCAAATAAACGGCGTTCCTCCAGGAACCGGCTATCTACCGCCATCGTCGCAGTCATGACAACCGCAGCGCTGGTGCTTAGCCCTTTTGCCGTGACAGGTCAAGCTTTGGCCGCCTCGGCAACCGCCGCGAAACCGTCGGCAGCGCTTGCCCCCTTTGTAAATCCCGAGATTCAGGGTTATCGACAGGTTGAGTATGCCATCAAACACAATCTGGTGCAGCCGCTGAACACAGTCGTCAAAAAAGACGGTTATCAGCTGACGGTGAACGGCCTCATCGCAGACAAATATGAGCTGATCATCCTTTTTACAGCCCAAGCCGACAGTAAGAGAGCATTCGTGTTCATGCCGCCAAAGGGTCATAGTCTCCAATTGTCCGATGCGATTACAGGCAAGGTCATCAGTGGCAAGAAATTCAATGATGCTCTAGTCATAGGCGCAAGTCCGGCAAAGAAAGATCATATTCTATATGGAATTGCTAAAATCCGGTTAAGCAGTCCATTGACCACGCCTCCCAAAAAAGTAGCTGCTGAGTTTCAGCTAGGCACCTTAACCGCCATTGAGCTGAATCAGTTAAAGGCGCTGGATGCCGAAATGCTCGCTGCCGCCGAAAAGGCCCATGCGGACGACCCGGACCAGACCTCATCGTTCAGCTACAGTCCTGAACTGCTGAAGAAGTATGATGCAATCAAGTCCAACGTGAAGTATAGCCCTGTGCTGAAGGTGGCTTTTGATATCAACCCCAAGGTCTGGAAGCAGGAGACCCGGACACTGACGCCGGAGGAAACGATTGATGTGGCAGGGCATAAGATTAAAGTGAAGCTGGAATTGACACCGTTCACGACTGTAACCACACTATCCTCAGACGAAGCTTTGTTTAAAAACAGAGAGTTTATGGAGACCTTCTATATGGAATATTACCCATCGCTATTGGTCAAGAACGGAACCGGTGATTATAAATCGCAAGAGGGAGCTTCTACCTATACCTATGCAGACCATGAGATGAAAATCGTCTCAGAGAGCTACTTCTTCTTGAATAAGCCGCAGTCGCTTCGCCTGGATTTCACCACTATGAAGGAGAGTAAGATTACACAGCAGTTAGTTGTTGATTTGTCTAAGCAGTAA
- a CDS encoding M56 family metallopeptidase — protein sequence MNMVYGWFAGIAEQTLAASMVILAVLFIHNVLRRFINARVRYLLWLLVIARLLLPAVPDSPVSMLHILGNSKHLLTTILDKGPDTGASKGDYQELAPGEGDQAIYPANNTAWDAQGQTDTARQKDGAATDNRSSVQAVDYPLWLKIGTGIWLLGVMLMLLNGLLYIRRMHRERRRLRRVNAPEILKVVLATRRQFGIRRAIPIYTGGSANNPYLSGLLRPWIFVPEQALRELDASRLRHILAHELAHCKRRDMLWNLLGSLAATIHWFNPLMWLAIRRMKIDREVACDAYVLEVLGEEEAIDYGLTLVEFLKRFSRVRERRGHLYFSNPHQRQQIRRRISMIQSFKKGSYRISAAAVILVALLSIVMLTGVSGEPGDSAVTEPVANSAGTHAEGVAAGERVETPTDQGETLMPLTSIGAQQTEYVTRHNLLVPMNVEIEQDGYQVNITGFMADKNQLILFYTARVDGGRSLFSDGPHFVECIITDGITGKVINGRTHALVSSSSPEQHIKDAIARLPFSTPLTDPPSKIKVEFHLRTLGANDSNIQESPALQTTFDVRASYWKQESHTITSQETLNVAGHKIRVKLQLTPLTTIATFYSDEPLFKNKEFMKSFHEKYGSPFLWWSKTGTGDYRQQPGTSSITFTDYEMKMVTESYYLLDKLQSLRLDFMKSPAKLTGMKDLEHTYQMTFDVPGQDQS from the coding sequence ATGAATATGGTCTACGGATGGTTTGCCGGTATAGCAGAACAGACATTGGCGGCAAGCATGGTGATTCTGGCCGTGTTGTTCATTCATAATGTTCTGCGGAGATTCATCAACGCCCGGGTGCGTTACCTCCTGTGGTTGCTTGTTATCGCCCGGCTGTTATTGCCTGCTGTACCGGACAGCCCTGTCAGCATGTTGCATATTCTCGGCAATAGTAAGCATTTGTTAACAACTATCCTGGACAAGGGGCCGGACACCGGAGCTTCTAAGGGTGATTATCAGGAGCTTGCGCCCGGAGAGGGAGATCAGGCTATATATCCGGCTAATAACACCGCTTGGGATGCACAAGGGCAGACAGACACAGCCCGGCAGAAGGATGGAGCGGCAACGGATAACCGCAGCTCTGTGCAAGCCGTAGACTATCCGCTCTGGTTGAAGATAGGCACAGGGATCTGGCTGCTGGGCGTCATGCTTATGCTGCTGAATGGACTCCTGTACATAAGGCGGATGCACCGCGAACGCAGACGGCTTAGACGGGTGAATGCCCCGGAGATTCTTAAGGTGGTTCTTGCCACCAGACGCCAGTTTGGAATAAGGAGAGCGATACCTATCTATACCGGAGGTTCCGCTAACAACCCATATCTGTCAGGACTCCTGCGTCCTTGGATCTTTGTCCCGGAGCAAGCTCTGCGGGAACTGGATGCTTCCCGGCTGCGGCACATCCTCGCGCATGAGCTTGCCCACTGCAAGCGGAGGGATATGCTGTGGAACCTGCTAGGGAGCCTAGCCGCAACGATACATTGGTTCAATCCCCTGATGTGGCTGGCGATCCGGCGGATGAAGATCGATCGGGAGGTTGCGTGCGACGCCTATGTGCTGGAGGTATTGGGAGAAGAGGAGGCAATTGATTACGGGCTTACTCTGGTAGAGTTCCTGAAGCGCTTCTCACGAGTCCGGGAGCGGAGGGGGCATCTTTATTTCTCTAACCCGCACCAGCGGCAACAGATTCGAAGAAGAATCAGTATGATTCAATCTTTCAAAAAAGGCTCCTACCGCATCTCCGCAGCAGCTGTAATTCTGGTCGCTCTGCTCAGCATCGTGATGCTTACAGGTGTCTCTGGGGAACCCGGTGACTCTGCTGTCACGGAACCTGTGGCCAATTCCGCTGGTACTCATGCAGAAGGCGTTGCTGCGGGGGAACGCGTAGAAACGCCAACGGATCAAGGAGAGACACTGATGCCGTTAACGAGCATAGGTGCACAACAGACGGAGTATGTGACCCGGCATAATCTTCTGGTGCCGATGAATGTGGAGATTGAACAAGACGGTTACCAGGTCAACATCACAGGCTTCATGGCAGACAAGAATCAATTGATTCTCTTCTATACTGCGAGAGTGGACGGCGGTAGGTCACTATTCTCTGACGGTCCTCATTTCGTAGAATGCATCATTACGGATGGTATTACCGGCAAGGTGATTAACGGCCGGACCCACGCGCTGGTCAGCAGCAGCAGCCCGGAGCAGCATATTAAAGATGCGATAGCCAGACTTCCGTTCAGTACTCCTTTGACGGACCCGCCTTCAAAGATTAAGGTAGAGTTCCATTTACGCACACTGGGAGCCAACGATTCCAACATTCAGGAGTCTCCGGCACTTCAGACCACCTTCGATGTGAGGGCAAGTTACTGGAAGCAGGAGTCGCATACCATAACATCGCAAGAAACGCTTAACGTAGCGGGACACAAGATCAGAGTGAAATTACAATTGACACCCTTAACAACCATAGCCACTTTTTATTCAGATGAACCTTTGTTTAAGAATAAGGAATTTATGAAATCTTTCCATGAGAAGTACGGTTCTCCATTCCTGTGGTGGAGCAAGACTGGAACGGGAGACTATAGGCAGCAGCCAGGCACTTCATCAATTACGTTTACAGACTATGAAATGAAGATGGTTACAGAAAGCTATTATTTGTTGGATAAGCTGCAATCTCTGCGGCTGGATTTCATGAAGAGTCCGGCGAAGCTTACTGGAATGAAGGATCTTGAGCATACATACCAGATGACCTTTGATGTCCCCGGACAGGATCAGAGCTGA
- a CDS encoding BlaI/MecI/CopY family transcriptional regulator, giving the protein MSTTPKISEAEWEIMKIIWEHHPLTSEQITRLLPASVEWSEQTVRTFVTRLLKKKAIAYEKSGRSYLYYPLVSENECVRAESRSFLKRVFGGATQLMVTSFLEDVELSKQEIEQLEQLLKEKKSQGTSGNSGKQE; this is encoded by the coding sequence ATGAGTACAACCCCGAAGATTTCAGAAGCTGAATGGGAAATTATGAAGATTATCTGGGAGCATCATCCGCTCACCTCGGAACAAATCACCCGGCTCCTGCCTGCATCTGTGGAATGGAGCGAGCAGACGGTGCGCACCTTCGTCACCCGGCTGCTTAAGAAGAAGGCGATAGCGTATGAGAAATCCGGCCGGAGCTATCTCTATTATCCGCTGGTGTCAGAGAATGAGTGTGTCCGGGCCGAGAGCCGCTCCTTCCTGAAGCGCGTTTTTGGCGGAGCTACCCAGTTAATGGTGACCAGCTTCCTGGAGGATGTTGAGCTGTCCAAGCAGGAGATTGAACAACTCGAACAGCTGCTCAAGGAGAAGAAGTCGCAGGGCACCAGCGGCAACTCAGGTAAGCAGGAATGA